The region GTCGCGAGGGTCGCCATTGTCGTCCAGCGCCACCTGCTCGCCGAAGCCGATACGGGCGCAAATGGCGGCAGACAGCGCCTGAGTGTCGCGCGCCTGTTGCAGCGGTTGCGCGGCAAAAAAATCTTCGGCGGCGTGAAACTTGAGGCGGGCAGGCACCGGCGGCAGCTCCGCCAGCCATTCAACCGCATCGATGCTGGCGCCAATGTAGCTTTCGCCTTTTTTCCAGTGCCGGTCCCAGCCACGGTGTTCAACGTGATCGTGCGGATGCCACCAGCGAATGTGCTGGGTGGTCTCAAAAAAGGTAAACCACCAGTCCAGCATGTGGCCCTTGCAGCCGTGCAGGTCGGTGCGGATCGCGACGGTCAGCAAGCCGTCGGTGCTGCGCGTCAGCCCCATCTCCAGCAGCAGCGGTTCCGGTTTAAGCAACGCGTTGATATCATTCACGCCCCAAGGGAGCATCAGCGATTGATGTGTCATGGCGGTCATCCTTATAAATTAGGAAACGATATTGGTTTCCTAATTAAGGCTATGCCGGTATGCTGTCTCTGTCAACGATTTCGAGGAACCATCATGGCAAATGAGAAGGATGCCGCACCGCGCTCGCGTGGAAGGCCTTCGGCCCCGGAGGCGGAACTGCGCGCGGCGGCGGTCGAGGCCACCCTGGCGCTGTTGCTGACGCAGGGTTATGCCGCCACCACCGTGGACGCGGTGGCGAAACGGGCCGGCATGGCCAAGAAGACCCTGTACCGTTTCGCCGAGAACCGCGATGCGCTGGTGATGCAGGCGATAGCCAGTTGGACCGACGCTTTTCGGCCGGCGTTTGAACAGGATGCGCAGCGGGCGACAGAGGTGCAGCCATTGCTTGAGCAGGGTCTGCGCGCCATTGCGCACCACGTGCTGAGCGTGCAGGCGGTGGGAGTCTTTCGCCTGTTGCAGAGCGAATTCCCTGGGCGGGAAGCCTTGCTGACGGCCTATCAGCGTAACGGCATTGAACGCGGGCGAGCCATTGTGGCGGACTGGCTGCAACGCCAACAGCGGCACGGCTGGTTGCGTGAGTTGGACTGCGCGCAGACCAGCGATCTGCTGCTGGCGATGGTGATGGCCGAACCCTTGCGCCAGATGGCGCTGGGATTGTTGCCGCCGGGCAGCGACATCGACACTCGCATTACGGCGGCGCTGACGCTGGTGCTGCCGGGCTTGGTACGGGATTAGGGAGGGAGCCTCGCATCGTTGTGGCTTTTGCTGAAATATGGCATGTTCATTATTGATATGATCTCACTATTTTCGGCCAGCAAAATGAACAACGCTCACCAATTTAAAAATGGCGATCTGTTTGCCCTGACTGTTTTCCTCGCCGTCGCGACGCATCGCAGTTTTCATGCGGCGGCGGTGGAACTTGAGGTGACGCCATCGGCGATCAGTCATTCAGTGAAAAATCTGGAGCGACGCCTTGCCGTTCGATTGTTCAATCGCACAACGCGCAGCGTATCGCTGACCGACGCGGGAGAGCAGCTTGCGGCTAAACTGCGCCCCGCATTGTCCTCCATCAGCAATGCGTTGCAAGAGGTGGACGATTTTCGCGGGACACCCAGCGGCACTGTGCGGATCAACGCCAGCGAAGGCGCGGTCCGTATGGTTTT is a window of Serratia plymuthica DNA encoding:
- a CDS encoding DAPG hydrolase family protein, encoding MTHQSLMLPWGVNDINALLKPEPLLLEMGLTRSTDGLLTVAIRTDLHGCKGHMLDWWFTFFETTQHIRWWHPHDHVEHRGWDRHWKKGESYIGASIDAVEWLAELPPVPARLKFHAAEDFFAAQPLQQARDTQALSAAICARIGFGEQVALDDNGDPRDGEMLHLVRDTPYGCVLRSRFLLGKSCANAHDELPDEIGFNLMRHCYNEFSYLAQFLPSLYYAENGREAAPLPW
- a CDS encoding TetR/AcrR family transcriptional regulator produces the protein MANEKDAAPRSRGRPSAPEAELRAAAVEATLALLLTQGYAATTVDAVAKRAGMAKKTLYRFAENRDALVMQAIASWTDAFRPAFEQDAQRATEVQPLLEQGLRAIAHHVLSVQAVGVFRLLQSEFPGREALLTAYQRNGIERGRAIVADWLQRQQRHGWLRELDCAQTSDLLLAMVMAEPLRQMALGLLPPGSDIDTRITAALTLVLPGLVRD